In Massilia violaceinigra, one DNA window encodes the following:
- a CDS encoding efflux RND transporter permease subunit, whose amino-acid sequence MNTLIAYFGNVPDQLRKRKYVVWLFFVLATAFMFAGLGRAKFDASIEGWFEADDPTIVAFDWFHHEFGSDDHLYIVYKPKDGNVFSEASLKTLKAMQDELAAKVAAVKEGDSSPLNHVVKVTSLINAPVLRAEQDALISKKLVGNIVPGTQAELDEIRKVALSQKSFPLLYFSKDNKYGGIMVETNFGAIPVVSAGATSDLAFSELKFDDPGAVAMENRPKFKPTDMPDYIALMEAVKSVLHKPAYAQHFEYFPVGSTAMAEFNWAMVMEMGMLNVAALCIITLLLWFLFRSLSAVVWPVVIVVLSVIWMTGITAWLGLPITSFVMIAVMLTLAVGVADTVHVLAGYLSARKEGKDHAAALRIGFRHVAVACLLTSVINIVAVLALSVTPVVPIKVFALMCALGVALPFMFSVYLLPLMLDIWAPTYAGQTPRAGLAAAVGRLIPNFAGFVARQLDKVLPVVEKRPVTFIAMFVSLFAVCVYGSMLTKVDTDPVGSFPLDSPIRRNVQVVDQNMMGAQSMEIFLDLGKDNAFHDPFVLRTVEQLQRTIEGKYGHLVVKTTSLVDTVKHSYKTLNEGREEMYVIPDKEATVSQTLFLFNQSNPDDRRKLVSDNFDKSHISVRLYNAGSYEYAKTWDAMRKDINQSVGTLRGKYPTAEVSITGVLALMMQGADYLTRSELQSFGLALILISVILLMLFGSVKAGAIALIPNLIPAILAYGALGLLGKPLDITTMMIAPIIIGIAVDDTVHFIMRYRNEVIIDGNIRRALHTTITDTGQSIVFTTMILGLGFGVMAFASGTGMANLGLFGSMAILIGLLNDLFFLPAMILVFKLKFSTRDAATSALVAPELASASAD is encoded by the coding sequence ATGAACACCCTGATTGCTTACTTCGGGAACGTTCCCGACCAGCTCAGGAAGCGTAAATATGTCGTCTGGCTGTTCTTCGTGCTGGCGACGGCTTTCATGTTCGCGGGCCTGGGCCGGGCCAAGTTTGATGCCTCGATCGAAGGCTGGTTCGAGGCGGACGACCCGACCATCGTCGCCTTCGACTGGTTCCATCACGAGTTCGGCAGCGACGACCATCTGTATATCGTCTACAAACCGAAAGACGGCAATGTGTTCTCCGAAGCTTCGCTCAAGACCCTCAAGGCGATGCAGGACGAGCTTGCTGCCAAGGTCGCGGCAGTCAAGGAAGGCGACAGTTCGCCGCTGAACCACGTGGTCAAGGTCACTTCGCTGATCAACGCACCGGTCTTGCGGGCCGAACAGGACGCGCTGATCTCGAAAAAGCTGGTTGGCAATATCGTACCGGGTACCCAGGCCGAGCTCGACGAGATCCGCAAGGTCGCCCTGTCGCAGAAAAGCTTTCCGCTGCTGTACTTCTCGAAAGACAACAAGTACGGCGGCATCATGGTCGAGACCAACTTCGGCGCAATTCCGGTCGTGTCGGCCGGGGCGACGTCCGACCTGGCGTTCTCCGAACTGAAGTTCGACGATCCGGGCGCCGTGGCCATGGAAAACCGGCCCAAGTTCAAGCCGACCGACATGCCCGACTACATTGCGCTGATGGAAGCGGTCAAAAGCGTGCTGCACAAACCGGCTTATGCGCAGCATTTCGAGTACTTCCCGGTGGGCAGTACCGCGATGGCCGAGTTCAACTGGGCGATGGTGATGGAAATGGGCATGCTCAATGTGGCGGCCCTGTGCATCATCACCTTGCTGCTGTGGTTCCTGTTCCGCTCGCTGAGCGCCGTGGTGTGGCCGGTCGTGATCGTCGTCCTCAGCGTGATCTGGATGACCGGCATCACCGCCTGGCTCGGCCTGCCGATTACCTCGTTCGTGATGATCGCCGTGATGCTGACCCTGGCGGTAGGGGTGGCCGATACGGTGCACGTGCTGGCGGGCTATTTGTCGGCACGCAAGGAGGGCAAGGACCACGCCGCCGCGCTGCGCATTGGCTTTCGCCATGTGGCCGTGGCCTGCCTGCTGACCAGCGTGATCAACATCGTGGCGGTGCTGGCGCTGAGCGTCACGCCGGTGGTGCCGATCAAGGTGTTTGCCCTGATGTGCGCGCTGGGCGTGGCGCTGCCGTTCATGTTTTCGGTGTATCTGCTGCCGCTGATGCTCGATATCTGGGCGCCGACATACGCCGGCCAGACGCCCCGGGCAGGGTTGGCCGCGGCCGTCGGACGCCTGATTCCCAACTTCGCCGGTTTTGTGGCGCGCCAGCTCGACAAAGTGCTCCCGGTCGTCGAAAAGCGCCCGGTGACCTTTATTGCCATGTTCGTGTCGCTGTTCGCTGTTTGCGTGTACGGCTCCATGCTGACCAAGGTAGACACCGATCCTGTCGGTTCGTTCCCGCTCGATTCGCCCATCCGCCGCAATGTGCAGGTTGTGGACCAGAACATGATGGGCGCGCAGAGCATGGAAATCTTCCTCGACCTGGGCAAGGACAACGCCTTCCACGACCCGTTCGTGCTGCGGACGGTGGAGCAGCTGCAGCGCACCATCGAGGGCAAATACGGCCATCTGGTGGTCAAGACCACGTCCCTGGTCGATACGGTCAAGCACTCGTACAAAACCCTGAACGAGGGCAGGGAAGAGATGTACGTCATTCCCGACAAGGAGGCGACGGTATCGCAGACGCTGTTCCTGTTCAACCAGTCCAATCCGGACGACCGCCGCAAGCTGGTATCGGATAACTTCGACAAATCGCACATCAGTGTGCGCCTGTATAACGCCGGCTCCTACGAGTACGCGAAAACCTGGGACGCGATGCGCAAGGATATCAACCAGTCCGTAGGCACCTTGCGCGGCAAATATCCGACAGCCGAAGTATCGATTACCGGCGTGCTGGCGCTGATGATGCAGGGCGCCGATTACCTGACCCGCTCCGAACTGCAAAGTTTCGGGCTGGCGCTGATTCTCATCAGCGTGATTTTGCTGATGCTGTTCGGTTCCGTGAAAGCGGGCGCCATCGCGCTCATTCCCAACCTGATTCCGGCGATCCTGGCCTACGGCGCCCTGGGCCTGCTCGGCAAGCCGCTGGACATCACGACCATGATGATCGCGCCGATCATTATCGGTATCGCAGTCGACGATACGGTGCATTTCATCATGCGCTACCGCAACGAGGTGATTATCGACGGGAATATCCGGCGCGCGCTGCATACCACCATTACCGATACTGGCCAGTCGATCGTCTTCACCACCATGATCCTGGGCCTGGGCTTCGGCGTGATGGCATTCGCTTCTGGTACCGGCATGGCCAATCTGGGGCTGTTCGGTTCGATGGCGATCCTGATCGGCCTGCTGAACGACCTGTTTTTCCTTCCCGCGATGATCCTGGTATTCAAGCTGAAATTCAGCACCCGGGATGCCGCAACGTCCGCACTCGTCGCACCTGAGCTGGCGTCCGCCAGCGCCGACTGA
- a CDS encoding outer membrane lipoprotein-sorting protein, with protein MKFIKKNLPVILLAAAIVPLAPVMAATAESADAIMAKVDHATRTAYSTQLASVKITTCKYMLVGGNVKCSEKPRVVVAENIKKGAVVDGKYNDKSLLIVREPISDKGTSLLVYEYGERNRDNDNWLYLPALGKVNRVIASDDDAGSVFGSEFSVETTENPEARKIYEYTYKILEETNYQNRLAWVIEMMPTEEKGRKTSYGKVISWIDKETHLPLKEDLYRNGKIHKQRTQTDIKNIDGVNVMLKVVINNRSSSRVSQMDYMAMRHNTEVPDDFLSQRGLTDFAFRERSLAEYRARLAK; from the coding sequence ATGAAATTCATCAAGAAGAATCTGCCCGTCATCCTGTTGGCCGCCGCAATCGTTCCGCTGGCACCCGTGATGGCAGCCACCGCCGAATCGGCCGATGCGATCATGGCAAAGGTCGATCACGCGACCCGCACCGCCTATTCGACCCAGCTGGCCAGCGTGAAGATCACGACCTGCAAGTACATGCTGGTTGGCGGGAATGTGAAGTGCTCGGAAAAGCCGCGCGTGGTCGTTGCCGAGAATATCAAGAAGGGCGCTGTCGTCGACGGTAAGTACAACGATAAATCGCTGCTGATCGTGCGCGAGCCGATCAGCGACAAGGGCACCAGCCTGCTGGTCTACGAATACGGCGAACGTAACCGCGACAACGATAACTGGCTGTATCTGCCGGCGCTGGGCAAGGTCAATCGCGTTATCGCCAGCGACGACGATGCCGGCAGCGTGTTCGGTTCCGAGTTCTCGGTTGAAACCACCGAGAATCCCGAGGCCCGCAAAATCTACGAATACACCTACAAAATCCTGGAAGAGACCAATTACCAGAACCGTCTGGCGTGGGTCATCGAAATGATGCCGACCGAGGAAAAGGGCCGTAAAACCAGCTACGGCAAGGTGATTTCGTGGATCGACAAGGAAACCCACTTGCCGCTGAAAGAAGACCTTTACCGCAACGGCAAGATTCATAAACAGCGCACCCAGACCGACATCAAGAATATCGATGGCGTGAACGTGATGCTCAAGGTCGTCATCAATAACCGCTCGTCGTCGCGCGTGAGTCAGATGGATTACATGGCCATGCGCCATAACACCGAGGTGCCGGACGATTTCCTCAGCCAGCGTGGCCTGACCGATTTCGCCTTCCGCGAGCGCAGCCTGGCCGAATACCGCGCCCGACTGGCTAAATAG
- a CDS encoding DUF1302 family protein yields the protein MNVHCRLACLACGLAISSVALAQDATSAANAAQSENIDLSGDDKANPATKALRTTLGHQGAYLVRGDKEVVNNRSWFRLEYSKFFLDSFYVQLDSKLNGFWKKDHRARADKRSTLFETTTPEAFLQYSAAGGQTSVKVGIQKIIWGESEAGAITDEVSPRNYSELFLVPLEESRIGQMMVSVDHFTSYGDLSLFYVPKPKFNKYAAPRSAYDTYPFNGTVSITDEKTDAKDREFGMRWKKTFGKSDISFMAASLIDNNYGVRVSGMNAAGDMELVRSKQRTRLAGVTFNYTRGHFLVKGEVGYKTPKDFADMNGQLMDRDMVDSSLGVTYALGQSNTIGLEAVNSHVRAWNDRIMGIPKNGNSLVLNANFLFLNDNLSVNWLTIRSRPYSSIQSSLRTSYKWNDNTTFSIDAHLIDAQHPKSQLVTFRQRDQIVFRVQYQF from the coding sequence ATGAACGTTCATTGTCGATTAGCTTGTCTGGCCTGCGGTCTCGCCATCAGTTCCGTGGCGCTGGCGCAGGATGCAACGAGCGCCGCGAATGCGGCGCAATCCGAAAACATCGATCTGTCGGGGGACGACAAAGCCAATCCGGCGACCAAAGCCCTGCGCACCACCCTGGGCCACCAGGGCGCTTACCTGGTGCGGGGCGACAAAGAGGTGGTGAATAACCGCAGCTGGTTCCGCCTGGAGTATTCCAAGTTTTTCCTCGACAGTTTTTACGTGCAGCTCGATTCGAAACTGAACGGCTTCTGGAAGAAAGACCACCGCGCCCGCGCCGACAAGCGCAGCACCCTGTTCGAAACCACGACGCCGGAAGCGTTTTTGCAGTACAGCGCGGCCGGCGGCCAGACCAGCGTCAAGGTCGGCATCCAGAAAATCATCTGGGGCGAATCGGAAGCGGGGGCGATTACCGATGAAGTCAGTCCGCGCAATTACTCGGAACTGTTTCTGGTGCCGTTGGAGGAATCGCGCATCGGCCAGATGATGGTGAGCGTGGACCACTTCACCAGCTACGGGGACTTGAGCTTGTTTTATGTGCCCAAGCCCAAGTTCAACAAATATGCGGCGCCCCGTTCGGCCTACGACACCTATCCGTTCAACGGCACGGTGTCGATCACCGATGAGAAAACGGACGCGAAGGACCGTGAATTCGGCATGCGCTGGAAGAAAACCTTCGGCAAGAGCGACATCAGCTTCATGGCCGCCAGCCTGATCGACAACAACTACGGCGTGCGCGTGAGCGGCATGAATGCAGCGGGCGACATGGAGTTAGTGCGCTCGAAGCAGCGCACGCGCCTGGCCGGAGTCACCTTCAATTACACGCGCGGGCATTTTCTGGTGAAGGGTGAAGTCGGTTACAAGACGCCGAAGGACTTTGCCGACATGAACGGCCAGTTGATGGACCGCGACATGGTCGATTCCTCGCTCGGCGTGACGTATGCGCTGGGGCAGTCGAACACGATTGGCCTGGAAGCGGTGAACAGCCATGTGCGCGCGTGGAACGACCGGATCATGGGCATTCCGAAGAATGGCAATTCGCTGGTGTTGAATGCGAATTTCCTGTTCTTGAACGACAACCTGTCGGTCAACTGGCTGACCATTCGCTCGCGGCCGTATTCGAGCATCCAGTCGTCCTTGCGTACATCGTACAAATGGAACGACAACACCACGTTCAGCATCGATGCCCACCTGATCGATGCGCAGCATCCGAAGAGCCAGCTGGTGACGTTCCGGCAGCGCGATCAGATCGTGTTCAGGGTTCAGTATCAATTTTAA